A genomic window from Pirellulales bacterium includes:
- a CDS encoding carboxypeptidase-like regulatory domain-containing protein produces MFSLAAVLAVGCSKSDRDTGTVPVSGKVTHGGQPLAGAVVTFVSDAGLTPGAGMSDADGGYSLRVKPGSYTATVSKLTGSGDTKTVSMEDAMANADKPREGPKETLPSKYQSPVESPLKFEVKPSGSNTFDLSLSD; encoded by the coding sequence TTGTTCTCGCTGGCGGCGGTGCTGGCGGTTGGTTGTTCAAAAAGCGACCGTGACACGGGCACCGTACCGGTTTCGGGCAAGGTAACCCACGGCGGGCAGCCGCTGGCCGGCGCCGTTGTCACGTTCGTCAGCGACGCCGGCCTGACGCCTGGCGCGGGAATGTCGGACGCCGACGGCGGCTACAGCCTGAGAGTGAAGCCGGGCAGCTATACGGCCACTGTTTCGAAATTGACCGGCTCCGGCGACACCAAAACAGTGAGCATGGAAGACGCGATGGCCAACGCGGACAAGCCGCGCGAGGGACCAAAAGAAACGCTGCCGTCGAAATATCAAAGTCCCGTCGAATCGCCCTTGAAGTTCGAGGTCAAGCCCAGCGGCAGCAACACGTTCGATCTCAGCCTGAGCGACTGA